A region from the Xiphias gladius isolate SHS-SW01 ecotype Sanya breed wild chromosome 20, ASM1685928v1, whole genome shotgun sequence genome encodes:
- the esm1 gene encoding endothelial cell-specific molecule 1 yields MTAAFRKPPGLSLHPVMSFLLFTALSSLLVRDAEAWGANVKYAVNCPDRCNAERCGGTQRCARTVLDDCGCCQVCAAGRGEHCYRTVSGMHGAKCGPGLFCEFYKDEDDYGDEYGICKDCMYGTYGIECRKTCNCKGGICDRETGTCLKFFAKIASKLKTEPQAGGEVGSGEVSNTQNTDQHRDGSTAPKRLSPR; encoded by the exons ATGACAGCCGCCTTCCGCAAGCCCCCCGGACTCTCCCTGCATCCAGTGAtgtcctttctcctcttcacgGCCCTGTCTTCACTTCTCGTGCGAGATGCTGAGGCGTGGGGCGCCAATGTCAAGTACGCGGTGAACTGCCCCGACAGATGCAACGCGGAGCGCTGCGGCGGGACACAGCGGTGCGCACGGACGGTCCTGGACGACTGCGGCTGTTGCCAGGTCTGTGCCGCCGGCAGAGGGGAGCACTGTTACCGCACGGTGTCGGGGATGCACGGGGCGAAGTGCGGACCAGGATTATTCTGCGAGTTCTACAAAGACGAAGACGACTATGGTGACGAATACGGAATTTGCAAAG aCTGTATGTATGGAACCTATGGGATTGAGTGCCGCAAGACATGCAACTGCAAAGGGGGCATTTGTGACAGGGAGACAGGAACTTGTCTCAAATTCTTTGCCAAAATCGCCAGCAAGCTCAAGACTGAGCCACAAGCAG GGGGAGAGGTGGGCTCAGGAGAGGTCAGCAATACCCAGAACACAGATCAACACAGAGACGGATCCACTGCTCCAAAGCGGCTCAGCCCTCGCTGA